CATCCTACTGTGTCAAGATCAACAACAGAAGCAGAATATAAATGTTTATCAGTTGTAACTCCAGAATTGGAATGGCTTGGATCTTTATTCTCTGAGTTACATATTACACTTAAGAAGCCAATAACTCTATATTGTGATAATACAAGTGCAATATACTTATCTGCAAATCCCGTTTCTCATTCCAGGGCCAAACATATAAAAATTCACTATCATGTTGTGAGGGAGTTGATTGAAGAATGATTTTTAAACTGTACAACATGTTGTTTCAGAGAATCAGTTAGCATATTTGTTCACCAAAGGACTTTGTGCACctatttttacttttttactACATCAGCTACTGGGAATTTCTTCATCAGCTAATGCTTCTTCAGTCTCTACATCAAGTATCTCTTTTACAGTTACAAATATTGAAGACACTGATGAGTCATCAGCTTAGTTAGTTTTTCATGcttcttgttttcttttcatattatTTGTTTTTCTCCTCCTTGTTGAGTTGAGACTTTGTTGTTTGTTACACGGCTGTTAGCTTAGCAGTCCAAACTGATTGGTGTTTCTACCATCAGTTTGAGGGGGGCTAATAAGCATAGTCAAAGTCTATTGACTATTGTCCTGTATACAAAACTGACAGAGTTGTTTTGGTTTTAGAAAATAGTGGTTGCTGTATTAAAAGCTGTCTGATACAGACAAATCTTGTATCAATAATTTCTTGTGTAATAACATCTCTTCATTCGATTGTTTCTCCGTTTGTTTTGTTTACATAAATATTGAATATCAAAACTATAGATTTCTCAACCCAACATGAGAAACTTGGTTTGAAGATTACAGGTGAAAATTAATGATTTTCTcataacaagttttttttttttttgttttttttttcttcatgtcaTCTGAATGTTAATACTTCAAGTTATCATGCATGCTCACatgtctttctttttttctctttccttACAAGAGATGAGATGCATGAACGTGAGTGAAGATTTCGCTCGGAAGCACCTCgttaatatcaaatgtgtatctgATGAAATTCTGGCCTCTGAGAAATGGGTTCGCTACATATCTTGTAATCATGTTGTTTGTGGAGGGAGATAATCACTCTGTTAATGAAGTTATCGAATTGACATCCAAACAACAACTTTCCTCTACCAAGTAAGCCATTGATATTTtcaatttgggttttaggcttagtttggtattgctgcggcttttgtaaaagcacttttctgTTGTGTGTTGCGGTGTTGTGTTGTGAGCAAAAAACAGTTAGATGTTtggtaaaaaattaattaaagttaaaacTGATTAAAAAAGCTATCAAgctgtgtttggtaaaatatcaaattcaaccattgttgttgtagcaaatgacaaaaacaggctTATCTCTGAAAATTGTTTTACTTAATTTTATTAGCTTAAAAAtaattcattttttattattaaattataaatataaataatattaaatttactaatggtcactattattatgatttaaaaaaaatagtttacTTAACCACTTATTAATATATAtaaaattttcaaacaaaaaatcaaagttaaattaattaattaatcaattttttatttttttaatagtgACAAATTAAAGGAATTGGTatataaaataatttgaaaataaaaaataaaacacaagaaataaaaattgattgtatataaatttaagggcaagttttgtcatttataaaataaactaggGATAAGAATGgtaaatcaagcattaaatttgGGTGGGACCacaactttaatttttttttaccaaacactaatttcaaaaattattgacatatataaattttgaaagtgtttctggaaaaataaaagcatcacCAAATCCAGCCTGTTTTGGGGCTATTTTCAGATCATGCTTTGTTGTCTGGTTGTATGTATGAGGCATCATTGGTTGGCCTCAAGTCGCTAAAGTAGCCACTATGTACCCGATGCACTTTTTTCCCGTTGAGCAGGGAGTAGTGTCAATCGGACTATCAGAGTACATACCAGTAgtgttttttttactttttacatGGACAAAATGCTTAAAATGTAATTAGCATGATATTTGTAGTTATGAATTTCTCATGTCAcataaagaataaaatattttgCTCAACCAAATTTGTGCTGTTTCTTTGAATTACAACAAAATTATACGCATAGTTGTAACTTGTTACATGAGGCATTGAATTCATTGTGCGACTCGATGATCTATAAAAACCGAGAGAAAGAAAATGGCACATCAGATGCATTTTATAAATTCCAAAATAGAAAAATTCGCAATGACAAATTTTTGAGTTGTGGGAGAGTGAACATCAAAACTCCTGTCAAACAACCTCATCATCAAATTGCTGAAAACCATAAAAATATACGAAAAGCAAAATTAATTTGAAATTTTTAGCAGATAGCTCCTTAAAAGAAATGCACCGAGTAAACTCTTCCAAAAGGATGTGATCGATCCAAAATTACGCGGAGAAATAAGACATGTGACGCCTGCCTAGCCTTATTTAGACGGAGGGCAAAATGGCTTATCATTCAAAGAAGTCCTGTGGCTCGGAATTGTGAAATGCCTAATTCTGCCTTCTTCTTCTATCATATACCCATCGCATAAGAATGCCATAGAAAATTTGTCTTCAACTGATCTGTTTATGTCATGAACAAAAACGTTAGTTtctccctcttctctattccTTGCAAATAGTCCGGCAGTATAAATGGCTTTCATTCTCCCTGGTGCCTCTTTATGGTACCCCGTTGGCGCATCCACCATAATCAAATCCCACTCAGTTTCATATATATCCGCGGGCAACCCTTTTAATGCAAGATCACATTTTGTATATCTTGGATCACTAACAACTTTACATTTCTCTTCATTTCCAATCTTCATAAGATTCTCAGCTTCAGTTATTTTCGAGTCGTATTTTACATGATATGATTCTAATGAAGGAAATTTCTTCTGGATTTGTTCTATCCATGATTTATCTTCTTCAAGAAAAACTGTTCTACCACCATGGTTTAATGAAGCCCACATAAGACTATCATAACCAAGACCAAACACTAAGAAGTTGCATGGAGATCTTTTTAGTAAGACTTTGGCAGAAACTGATATTTCGCTGAATGTTTGCTGTGGGGTGATCTTTGATGTTGAGTAGTGAATGAGTGCTTGCGAAAGTGAAGATGGGAGTTTGGTGCAAGTTGCAGGTGTGGAGTTCTCCTCATCTGAATGGATATTGTTCCTAAGGAATGAGGTTTTCTTTGATGGCTGCATATTTGATCTTAAGATAAAGAGAAGTATTGCAAGAAAAAACCCACAAAGGAGGATCTTCAAATTCAGTGAAATTTGGGGTTTAGGCCTCATCGTATTCATTTTGATGGATTTGAAGAATGCGACAAATACAAAAAATGGGTGTTTTGTTTTGGTGAGGTTGATGAAATGTAAGAGGAAAGTTATGGGGTTTTAAAGTATGAATCTGAATGAAGGATTTGTGGTTTTTTAAAGATTCATGGAGAATATTTGGATGAGTTTCATGAAGACATGGGAACTACTACTCCTAACAGATGATTTGGTGGAGAGACATATAAAACTTGTTGACAGATAAGGATGTTTGGTGGAGCTTTTATTTTTATGATTCTGGTATAATATTTGGGGTGGATTTTTTAAATTAAATGTGAATTAATGAGTAGTTATAAGGAAATGTAAGCAATAATTGTTGGGTTCTTTCTTTGTCCCGTGGGGGAATGCTTTGGGAAAACCCACATGCAAAGTGGTTGACTACTTGAATTATTGATAGTTTCATTTTCATCCCAAGGATTTTGAGATGTGTTGGATGgggaattgttttaattatttACTTAGGTGATTACTCATGAGTAAGGATCCATGGACACTTTTAAATGTACAAAGTCGGACATGATTTGCGTCATTTTTTTTCGTAAAATCCAAACGATAATGAATTGAAGtctaatattttaatattcttcTTATAAGATTCTACATTTCTATAAAAAATGAAGACAATTCGAGAtagcaaacctcaccatctatcgatcttaatttcaaccatTAATTTTAAACGGTTGATACTCAAAAGATAAGGGTAGATGGTGATTTTTTCAATACAGATTTTACCTTGCATTAGAAAAACGAGAATAAGTTTAAGTCTGGATACATATAATTTAACCCTTAGACGTCATGTGTAAATCTAGTTTCCCACTTCCGTTTGTAACTTCACGGTAATACACTTTTAAAATGCATGGGTTGCCTTGAATATGTTTGTAAAGTTCGGCACAACCATGATATTCTGCCGCATATTTTAAAAACAAATTACAGGAATACGTTAGGATTCTTCTGTAATGTGTCCCATTTGTCCTCACAACATATCATTTGTTCTGGTTGGTGGACAACTACTATaacccttttttgttttttttattttgatgttgtttCCTAAAATTATGAATTAGACATGGTTCCCACGAATTTTAGAAATGCAGTAATTGTCATGCACTAATAGCCATGATATGTGATAGTGATATGAAACAACGTGGCCAATTTTTTATGAATCCTACCGTTGGGCTTAAATATTTTGGAATTTGGGGGTTTTATATGATATCTAACATCCTTAAGGCGGAAAAGGGGACCTATTTTTTATGAAAAGTCAAATATATCCTTGatcattattgttagagcattgctcgttcgaactcacatgcgttgctatctcaagcatgtttgtcaatgttagtgatcaaaactataagtcttggtttctggtctactatagctaagtgtcggactaggataaaaagtgtagttcagctcaagaactccatggcgattatcatacaagctactcaaggaactggtggaacttcatcgattaaaaggtatgtggcgacttgaacttatctatcattcaaaagtctatctactctatctcctatcttgagacaaaagtcgttttgctatatagactttgattatatacatttgctatttcgagccgagtttatctcgcctatctatttctcgaaatatgtgttggtaagttttcgctttggccaagttcatctttacctagtgacgaaaatcatgttatgtttcaatcactttgaaaatggctttgacgaaaaatggtttgtgaataacaactatataacgtcctccaagaatgtttcaatgattgaaatgaaagtttagattatataaccaatgatagatataagcattgtgtggcaacacatatatgtataagtccttttttccttgaaccgaaatttgcgaacttttttgatcaagagaaccggaacaagagccgtgaactcagtctgcgaacacagtccgcgaactggcggaagttctcgacccgagaaaatctgctggagtttgagaactccttccgggaacttaagttcgcgaactaagtctgcgaacttaagctggttatatctaaagacgattgtttgtgaactcatttatattaactaaggaatgcaaattgcaaaccgtggctataaagttcatgaaccgattctagtgaatcaaatcgtttttgcttcaattgtgtcttgtgtagttacataagatttccttgcaattgaacaattctctaactagttcatttgagtcacttgaactagttatggtgaagaagaatatggttgatatgaaagtgatcatatggctaaccatttggttgaatattgttgaaccaacaaatgtacaagtttgggtacggttacacaagcctagaaacgtgcatttcatttgtgtgtaacaagctagttttcgatctaacggttgaaagatattagcttgaatctaaccaggttttcatttaacggtgaatattgaatgctttgttaccaagctaacattgattgcaaaccctgatttgaaagactatataagagagaactctagcaactgagaaacctaatccccacaccttctgtgtgatactagttgtgctaagctagagtcgatcctcctttaacctttggtttcttcttctaaaccaggttaacgacttaaagacttcattgggattgtgaagccagaccgatactactttctcgtagttgtgtgatctgatcttgctgattctatcattttgagtacaatcgtaataattggcttgagatttatatctctgataggcaagatagaaaagtagtcacaaacatcttcgtctcatcgtttgtgattccacaatatcttctttcgccgcgtcgattaagattattgtgaggtgattgatattactaggctgttcttcgggaatataagtccggattatcaattggttcatgttcaccttgacttaccaaaagacggaacaaaacttgtaggtttatctgtgggagacagatttatttattctatagacttttctgtgtgatacaaatttgtttattaaagtcatccactttgggtcgtagcaactcttagttgtgggtgagatcagctaagagaatcaattgcgtagtatcctgctgggatcagagacgtaaggagcgcaactgtaccttgaatcagtgtgagattgattggggttcaactacagtccagaccgaagttagtttgttgtaggctagtgtctgtagcagcttaatacagtgtggtgttcaatctggactaggtcccggggtttttatgcatttgctgtttttatagcgatctgactctatggaaagaggtgttatctccataaacgtaccaccagtcttcgatggctcaaactacccttGGTGGAAAGTTTtcatgcgtgcttttcttcaagctcgtgattttcaaacatgggtacgtatCATTAATGGCTATGaccctccggttaatacagaaggcgatgtatttgTACCTAAGGacattggtagatatagtccagaagaaatccttgctgcaaagaaaaattctgacggattaaatgttgtcatacatgccattaccccagaccttcaacactatgtgtctactttcactaagtctaaagatgcctgggatatcttagaaactatatttgaatacaatagatacgtttctaagaagtatgccgtcgatggaggaaataacctcaaaaATACCCcttttggaaaagaaaaaaattcttgatcaaaattttgttcaaacctttgcattcaatgATGTCTCCGACACAAGTGaaacctctaacttgtcttgggcggatgaatgttgttcaaatggTGATTGGTTTGATAAACCGTTGATAATAGAAAGGATCGAAGgatttgtaaaaagaagcattagatgtgataaacatcttttGTCAGCATTTACTGCTAATGATTCTGTgaaagaaaaatctttaagtgtcaACGATGTGAATATGTttgatggatgtgatgaaccctcagctcatgcagcagaaacatccacatactcaagttctgattcagaatttgagtctgacacagagattttcgaattcttgaatagagaggttcttcaattaaaagcttcattgaagaaacgagaatcattaatccaggtgaaaatcTTGAGATgaactgtcttaatgatgaactcaccagaaccattgctctaaaggaaaaagagattaatactcttaaggatgatctgcaaagattatctggaagttctgacaaaatttcagcgatgttatttggtcagagatcctttggaaacacaaatggtttaggatttaaaagcaagactGCAGGCATTGTCAACCCCGTTGTTTCTATTGATCATGGAAAAATAAAGGTTGACGGTTGTGATAAatagaaggcacttcaacaagacaaaggatgcTTGATTTGTTCGtcttgtggaaatgcaaatcatgttcaaagtatgtgctggagattcaagaggaacaacaaaagaatttccaaactaTAAAGGAACatgaaaaatatgtgaaaaagtgggggtacaacatccacacccaatatttcgcttagcaatctgtatggacaaactccaatatactttctagagaatcaactagacagtcagactcaatctagataaaaaagtatatcaaagagtttatatctcaatctctcgatttgatatatactcgagaaaatagaaatatgtgagtctttatcaaatactagagagataacttggatggtaccaaagaccaatatccaagtgtcaatcaatttaaatcaacaaccaaaaaggttggatattctaattgattgaacaacgcacaacctgtgatatttcaattatataacaaaatataatgcgcaaaagaaataacacagacaccaaaattttgttaaagaggaaaccgcaaatgcagaaaaaccctaggacctagtccagattgaacacactgtattaagccgctacagacactaggctactccaaattaacttcggtctggactgtagttgaaacccaatcaatctcacactgatccaaggtacagttatgcgcctacgtctctgatcccaacaggatgctacgtacttgattcccttagatgatctcacccacaactaagagttgctacgacccaaagtcgaagactttaataaacaaatctatatcacacagaaaagtctatagaatagataaatctgcctcccacagataaacctacaagttttgttccgtcttttgataaatcaaggtgaacaggaaccaattgacaaaccggacttatattcccgaagaacagcctagtattatcaatcacctcacaataatcttaatcgacgcagcgaaaaaagatattgcggaatgacaaacgatgagaggaagtgtttgtgatttcttttatatcttgcctatcggagatatcaatctcaagccaattattacaattttactcgtacgatagaaatagcaagatcagatcacacaactacaagaaagtagtatcggtctggcttcacaatcccaatgaagtctttaagtcgttaacctggtttagaagaagaaaccaaaggttaaaggaggatcgactctagcttagtacaactagtatcacacataaggtgtggggattaggtttctcagttgctagagttctcccttatatagtctttcaaatcagggtttgcaatcaatgttagcttggtaacaaagcattcaatattcatcgttaaatgaaaacctgattagattcaagctaatatctttcaaccgttagatcgaaaactagattattacacacaaatgaaatgcacgtttctaggcttgtgtaaccgtacccaaacttgtacatttgttggttcaacaatagtcaaccaaatggttagccatatgatcactttcatatcaaccatattcttcttcaccataactagttcaagtgactcaaatgaactagttagagagttgttcaattgcaaggaaatcttatgtaactacacaagacacaattgaagcaaaaacgatttgactcactcgaatcggttcatgaactatatagccacggtttgcaatttgcattccttagttaatacaAGAATAAGCTCACAaacatcgtctttagatataacatactcaagttcgcggacttaagttcccagacggagttcacaaactccagcagaatttctcgggacgagaacttccgccatttcgcggacttggctcacgccaccactccggttctcttgatcaacaaagttcgcaaacttaggttcaaggaataaggacttatacatatatgtgtttccacaacaatgcttatatcctccaatagttatataatctaaactctcatttcaatcattgaaacattcttaaaggacgttgatattctatagttgttattcacaaactatttttcgtcaaagtaagcaattttcaaagtgattgaaacttgtcatgactttcgtcactaggtaaagatgaacttgggtaaagcgaaagcttaccaacacatatttcgagaaatagatagacgagataaactcggctcgaaatagcaaatgtgtataatctaagtctatatagtaaaacgacttttgtctcaagataggagatagataaacttttgagtgatagataagttcaagtctccacataccttttagtcaatgaagatccaccggttccttgagtagtccttcgtcttgtatgatgattgccatggagttcttgagctcaactacactttctatcctagtccgagaccttagctatagtagactagaaatcaagacttatatttttgatcactaacactgacaaacatgcttgagatagcaacgcatgcgagtttgaccgagcaatgctctaacaagat
This DNA window, taken from Papaver somniferum cultivar HN1 chromosome 3, ASM357369v1, whole genome shotgun sequence, encodes the following:
- the LOC113359377 gene encoding uncharacterized protein LOC113359377 encodes the protein MHAPTDIHLLLVKRILRYLNSTIVYGITLRKGDVECLTSYTYSDWGSCPETTRSTCGYTIFMGNSLISWSSKKHPTVSRSTTEAEYKCLSVVTPELEWLGSLFSELHITLKKPITLYCDNTKNQLAYLFTKGLCAPIFTFLLHQLLGISSSANASSVSTSSISFTVTNIEDTDESSA
- the LOC113361211 gene encoding glucuronoxylan 4-O-methyltransferase 3-like — protein: MNTMRPKPQISLNLKILLCGFFLAILLFILRSNMQPSKKTSFLRNNIHSDEENSTPATCTKLPSSLSQALIHYSTSKITPQQTFSEISVSAKVLLKRSPCNFLVFGLGYDSLMWASLNHGGRTVFLEEDKSWIEQIQKKFPSLESYHVKYDSKITEAENLMKIGNEEKCKVVSDPRYTKCDLALKGLPADIYETEWDLIMVDAPTGYHKEAPGRMKAIYTAGLFARNREEGETNVFVHDINRSVEDKFSMAFLCDGYMIEEEGRIRHFTIPSHRTSLNDKPFCPPSK